A portion of the Doryrhamphus excisus isolate RoL2022-K1 chromosome 20, RoL_Dexc_1.0, whole genome shotgun sequence genome contains these proteins:
- the mgmt gene encoding methylated-DNA--protein-cysteine methyltransferase isoform X1 has protein sequence MSRLAPPARAKEMKEQKESRCTPKTISLLSPLGKIQVSGCENGVHTIQILMDVAPAERSGEPPLSCCVVNGGPAETGPELRRCVEWLQAYFNQPRSAETLLLPPPPAFHHPALSADTFTSRVLHVLMKDVKMGETVSYKRLAEMAGNPAAARAVGGAMRRNPIPLIIPCHRVISSSGQSGPYMGGRGDHLKQWLLAHERRREEG, from the exons ATGTCTCGCTTGGCGCCACCGGCAAG GGCAAAGGAGATGAAGGAGCAGAAGGAGAGCCGCTGCACTCCAAAGACCATCTCCTTGCTGAGTCCCCTGGGGAAGATCCAAGTCAGCGGATGTGAGAATGGCGTGCACACCATCCAGATCCTAATGGATGTCGCACCTGCTGAAAG GAGCGGCGAGCCCCCCCTGAGCTGCTGCGTGGTCAACGGAGGCCCGGCGGAAACCGGCCCCGAGTTGCGACGCTGCGTGGAATGGCTCCAGGCGTACTTCAACCAGCCGAGGAGCGCCGAGACTCTCCTCCTGCCGCCGCCGCCCGCCTTTCACCACCCCGCCCTGAGCGCAG ATACCTTCACCAGTCGCGTGCTGCACGTCCTGATGAAAGACGTAAAAATGGGGGAGACGGTCTCCTACAAGCGCCTGGCGGAGATGGCGGGAAACCCCGCAGCGGCGCGGGCGGTGGGAGGAGCCATGAGGAGGAACCCG ATTCCGCTCATCATCCCCTGCCACCGAGTCATTTCTAGCAGCGGCCAGAGCGGCCCGTACATGGGCGGCAGGGGCGACCACCTCAAACAATGGCTCCTCGCCCACGAGAGGCGGCGCGAGGAGGGCTGA
- the mgmt gene encoding methylated-DNA--protein-cysteine methyltransferase isoform X2 yields MKEQKESRCTPKTISLLSPLGKIQVSGCENGVHTIQILMDVAPAERSGEPPLSCCVVNGGPAETGPELRRCVEWLQAYFNQPRSAETLLLPPPPAFHHPALSADTFTSRVLHVLMKDVKMGETVSYKRLAEMAGNPAAARAVGGAMRRNPIPLIIPCHRVISSSGQSGPYMGGRGDHLKQWLLAHERRREEG; encoded by the exons ATGAAGGAGCAGAAGGAGAGCCGCTGCACTCCAAAGACCATCTCCTTGCTGAGTCCCCTGGGGAAGATCCAAGTCAGCGGATGTGAGAATGGCGTGCACACCATCCAGATCCTAATGGATGTCGCACCTGCTGAAAG GAGCGGCGAGCCCCCCCTGAGCTGCTGCGTGGTCAACGGAGGCCCGGCGGAAACCGGCCCCGAGTTGCGACGCTGCGTGGAATGGCTCCAGGCGTACTTCAACCAGCCGAGGAGCGCCGAGACTCTCCTCCTGCCGCCGCCGCCCGCCTTTCACCACCCCGCCCTGAGCGCAG ATACCTTCACCAGTCGCGTGCTGCACGTCCTGATGAAAGACGTAAAAATGGGGGAGACGGTCTCCTACAAGCGCCTGGCGGAGATGGCGGGAAACCCCGCAGCGGCGCGGGCGGTGGGAGGAGCCATGAGGAGGAACCCG ATTCCGCTCATCATCCCCTGCCACCGAGTCATTTCTAGCAGCGGCCAGAGCGGCCCGTACATGGGCGGCAGGGGCGACCACCTCAAACAATGGCTCCTCGCCCACGAGAGGCGGCGCGAGGAGGGCTGA